One Roseburia rectibacter DNA window includes the following coding sequences:
- a CDS encoding MATE family efflux transporter, whose protein sequence is MKQSKNEINLGEGSVGKLLLTLAIPSVIAQLVNLLYNLVDRIYIGHIQENGGVALTGLGLCFPILMLVTAFSGLIGYGGAPRVAIYMGKEKNDEAEEILGNCTMALVVIAVILTVVLEFTAEPLLMLFGASENTLPYALSYLKIYGKGTLFVMLTMGLNSFINTQGFSKVGMKTVLIGAVCNIILDPVFIFVFGMGVQGAALATVISQAISAIWVICFLTGKQTKLKIKTKYFKPKASVLLPVCALGVSPFIMNATESAINIAFNASLSRYGGDVAVGAMTILSSIMQLQFMPVQGIAQGAQPIMSFNYGAKKMDRVKKAYHLLLICSFTYTVIFWLAVEIAPGAFVHLFNSSSQELFEMTKWALRIYMAATGVFGIQLAVQQVFMALGQAKISLFIACLRKIILLIPLIYILPHFFADKVFAVFLAEPVSDFISVTVAATLFLFNIKKILKEGEA, encoded by the coding sequence ATGAAACAGTCAAAAAATGAAATCAACCTGGGAGAGGGCAGTGTTGGAAAGCTTTTGCTGACATTGGCAATACCGTCCGTGATCGCACAGCTTGTCAATCTTCTTTATAATCTTGTAGACCGTATCTATATTGGTCATATCCAGGAAAACGGAGGCGTGGCACTGACCGGTCTGGGTTTATGTTTTCCAATACTGATGCTTGTCACAGCATTTTCCGGTCTGATCGGATATGGAGGGGCACCGCGTGTTGCGATTTACATGGGAAAAGAAAAAAATGACGAAGCGGAGGAAATACTTGGAAACTGTACAATGGCGCTGGTTGTGATTGCAGTTATTTTAACGGTGGTATTGGAATTTACAGCCGAGCCGCTTCTGATGTTGTTTGGTGCAAGTGAGAACACGCTGCCGTATGCACTTTCCTATCTGAAGATTTATGGAAAAGGAACATTGTTTGTCATGCTGACAATGGGATTAAATTCCTTTATCAATACACAGGGATTTTCAAAAGTGGGGATGAAAACAGTCCTGATTGGGGCGGTCTGCAATATTATTTTAGATCCGGTTTTCATTTTTGTATTTGGCATGGGCGTGCAGGGGGCTGCACTTGCAACCGTGATATCGCAGGCAATATCAGCGATCTGGGTTATTTGTTTCCTGACAGGAAAACAGACAAAACTGAAAATAAAAACAAAATATTTCAAACCAAAAGCATCGGTGCTTTTACCGGTATGCGCGCTCGGCGTATCACCTTTTATCATGAATGCGACGGAGAGTGCGATCAATATCGCATTTAATGCATCGCTGTCACGTTACGGCGGTGATGTGGCGGTCGGAGCCATGACGATCTTAAGCAGTATTATGCAGCTTCAGTTTATGCCGGTACAGGGAATTGCACAGGGGGCCCAGCCGATCATGAGTTTTAACTACGGAGCAAAAAAGATGGATCGTGTTAAAAAAGCATACCATCTGCTTTTGATCTGCAGTTTTACATACACTGTGATCTTCTGGCTGGCAGTGGAAATTGCACCGGGTGCTTTTGTACATCTGTTTAACAGCAGTTCGCAGGAACTATTCGAAATGACAAAATGGGCACTGCGCATCTATATGGCAGCAACCGGAGTATTTGGCATTCAGCTTGCAGTACAGCAGGTATTTATGGCACTTGGTCAGGCAAAAATTTCGTTATTTATTGCGTGTCTGCGAAAGATCATCCTGCTGATCCCGTTGATCTATATTTTGCCGCATTTCTTTGCGGACAAGGTGTTTGCTGTCTTTTTAGCAGAGCCGGTTTCGGATTTTATCTCGGTAACTGTTGCAGCAACTTTGTTTTTATTCAATATCAAAAAGATATTGAAAGAGGGCGAAGCGTGA